The sequence GGGGAAAACCGGGGTTTTGGGGGTTGGTTGGGTGGGTTTGGCGGGTTGGCATTGGGACTGCTCAAGGGGCAGATGCGGTTGCAGTCGGCAATGAAGCGAACAGAACCGTCCTGATGAGTGGAACCCGCCGGCTGCTCTGTTCGCGCCGCATGGAAGAGAAAGGCAGCACAGCTATGAAACTGAAGAACCATCGTCGGACCGGTGCATTCACACTGGTGGAAATCATGATCGTGGTGGCCATCATTGGCCTCCTGGCCGCCATCGCGATCCCGAACTTTGTCCGGGCTCGGGAGAGCTCCCAGACAAACGCGTGTGTGAACAATCTCCGTCAAATCGACGCGGCAAAGGACCAGTGGGCACTGGAAACTGGTCAGCCTACTGGTGCTGACGCTGATGGGAACAAGGCTGAAATTAATAAATATTTACGCAGGGAGCCTAAGTGCCCTGTTAAAGACGGAAGTTACAAGTATAGAACGATTGGTACAAATGCGGTGTGCGACAACACGGATACGCAAGTTGCTCAGAAACACAACCAAGCCTACTGGCCAAGCACTGGTACTGGCGGTGGTACTGGCGGTGGTACTGGCGGCTGAGTCCCTACCCTGCAGATCTTACACTTGGCGCGAGCGGCCGATGTGCTGGCCGCTCTTTTTGTATTTATGTGGCAGGGCACGAAAAGTGCGCTACAAGTTGTCTTCGGCCTTATGGTTTGTAAGCGACCAAGGGAGACAATCGGGTGTTCCTGGCAAACGTTGCGAGGGTGAGGAAGCCGTGAGGCTAGCTGACGAGGCGTCGCACTTGGTGGCCGGGCCATGGAAGTGCGCGCGGCGCATGGAAGCGTTGCTCAGGGCATCCATCTCCCA is a genomic window of Limisphaera ngatamarikiensis containing:
- a CDS encoding type II secretion system protein, which encodes MKLKNHRRTGAFTLVEIMIVVAIIGLLAAIAIPNFVRARESSQTNACVNNLRQIDAAKDQWALETGQPTGADADGNKAEINKYLRREPKCPVKDGSYKYRTIGTNAVCDNTDTQVAQKHNQAYWPSTGTGGGTGGGTGG